TTTCGGGGTGAGGAATGTGTGCGTCGGTATTTCCCGGGCCTATCGGATGAGGCGATCGCAGTCGTGGATCAAGCCTCTATTCACAGGTGTGTGTGCGACTACTACCGGCAGCTTGTGCCCAATACCAAATCATACTTTTTAGCTCCGTTCTCGATCCGCAAGGACGCGAATATTTACGGGTTGATTTTCGGTACAGGTAATTTGCTGGGCCTGGAGAAGTTTCTGACGGTATGCTGGGACAAGGACCGGATTACGGGCGAGGCTAACTTCAACATCGACGGTGACCGATTTCGGGAAGAGCCGAGCTTGTTTCCCGAGGAAAACGTAATTCGCAAACAGGACCGGTTTCGTGAGGACCTGATCCGACGGATACATTTGGGAGAACAGACGAACAATGACCTTTACCGATTCACACTGGAATGCGGGTTCCTCCCGAGGCACGCCCGCGAGATCCTGGGTGAACTGCAGGATCGAGGTCTTCTGACCGTGGCAGCAACCGATACATCGGCACGTCGAATGCGCAAAGGTGCCTTCTACCTCGGTTGGGATAGCTACAAGACCGGTCAGCCGAAGGCAGTTTTTGAGGCGAGAATTGACCCATGCGACAAACCAAGATTGAGTGGACAGAAGCAACCTGGAACCCTGTGACGGGTTGCAGCAAGATCAGCCTGGGCTGCCAGAACTGCTATGCAGAACGGATGGCAAAGCGCCTACGTGCGATGGGACAGCCGAACTACCGCCACGGGTTTGCCGTCACTTGTCATTCCCACATGCTGGAAGTGCCGCTGCACTGGCGGCGGCCCCAGATGGTGTTTGTGAACTCCATGAGCGACCTTTTTCATGCGGACGTTCCACTAGACTTCGTTCGGCGAGTTTTCGGTACGATGCTCCAGACGCCGCATCACCGATATCAAGTGCTGACCAAGCGCTCTGAGCGCCTAGCTGAGCTATCAGATCAGCTCCATTGGGCTCAGAATATCTGGGTAGGCGTCACGGTTGAATCGTCCGAGTACACCTTCCGGATAGACCACCTTCGGCAGGTACCTGCGAACATACGGTTCCTTTCGATTGAACCGCTACTAGGCGATCTGGGAAAGCTGAACTTGAAGGGCATCCATTGGGTGATCGTCGGCGGGGAGTCCGGCCCCGGCGCTAGGCCAATGGACGCGGCATGGGTGCGGAGCATACGACGACAATGTGGTGTGCAGAATGTTCCTTTCTTCTTCAAACAATGGGGCGGACCAAACAAGAAGAAGGCCGGTCGTATCCTTGACGGGAAGACATGGGATGCAATGCCCAGTGTGTGCAGATGTGTTTCGACCTCGCGGTGAGGGTTGTTGATGAGTGGGTATATAGACGGTCTGGATGGGTACTGGACGGGTCGGTTTTGGCTGGCGGGAAACAGCGGCACTGAACACTCGGACCACGCGCAAAGAACGGACGCCAATGGTCAGAACAGGAAGACGGTTTACCCAACCGCCTCTGCATTAACCCGCACGCGCCTCACCCGCCGACCCAAACCCGTCATGACCACCTGCGGAATCGTACCGACCTGTTCGCAAATCGCCTCAATCGTATTCGGCGAACCGGCCCGATTGTCGATAATCACCACTTCCTGTCCCACCGCCGGACGCACCCCTTCGCGCTCCAAATCCGAAAGATCGAGAATCGTCTGATCCATGCTCACCCGCCCGATCACCGGCGCCGGCCGATCACCCACCAGCATCCGCCCGCAATTCGAAAGCGACCGCGGATAGCCATCCGCATACCCGATCGGCGCCAGCCCGATCAGCATGTCGCGCGGAGCGGTAAACGTGCAGCCGTAGCCGACGTGACAGCCCTCGCCGATCCGCTTGACCAGCGTCAACCGGCTCACCAGCCGCAACACCTGCCGAAGGTCCGGCTTGCATCGCATCTGCGGACTCGAGTGACAGCCGTACACCGAAACGCCCGGCCGGATCATATTGAAATGCGACTCCGGCAAATCGATCGACGCCGGCGAATTGGCCGCGTGAACGATCGGCACGCGAATGCCGCGCTCCGCCAGCGCCGCCACGAACGCCGCAAACCGCTGAAGCTGCGCGTTGGCGAACGACTTATCGCCGTCGTCCGCCGTGGCAAAGTGCGTATAGAGCCCTTCGATCCGAATGGCCTCATTTCCACGCGCCAACGCGACCAGTTCCAACACCTCCGGCTCGTGCAGACCTTCGCGACTCATCCCGCTGTCCAGCATCAAATGCACAGCCGCCGGCCTGCCGACTCGCTCCGCCGCCCGCGCCAGCGCGTCCAGATCGCCCGCGCTCGATGCCGTCACACTGATCCCATGCTCCACCAGCCAACGTGCGATCTCACCCTTGCCGCCGCCCTCATACGCGCCAAGCTCCGTACCCATCAGCAGAACCGGACGCTCCCACCCAAGCCCGCGCAGCTCCGCCGCTTCACGCACCGACACCACCGCCAGCATATCCACCTTCGCCGCACGCAATCCCGGAAGCACCACCTCCACCCCGTGCCCGTACGCGTTCGCCTTCACCGGAACGCACAGCCGGCACGCCGGCCGCGCCAACGACCGCACCACCCGACAGTTGTGCGCCAACGCCCCCAGATCGATCTCGGCCACCAGATAATCGGTATTCATCGCACCGCTCATACTGGGTCTCTACCAACTGCACCGGCGGGCCAGGTCGCCCACCTCAAACCGCAACTGCCGACAAAGCCGCTCATACCGCTCGCGGTCCGCTTGGCCCGCCGGAACCTTGCTGAGATACTCAGCCGCCATACTCGCCGCGACCAACCGGTCCGAAAAACCCGCCTGCGCCTCGTACGCCGCCCGGTTGGCCGTCAAGTCCTCGATGTGCGAGCCAAACGTCTCCACCACCCGCGGCGCCAGTGGCGGCATCTGACCCGCCGTGTTCGCCAGTTCCGCCGCCGCCACACCCGTCGGCCGCAAATTGAGCGCCTCGATCAGACGCACCAAACCGGCCTCCTGCAGCTTCGCGTCGCCGCTGCGGATCAAAATGTGGCCCAGCGTCAACGCCCGCGAAAACTCGCTCGCAAACTCCGCACGCCCGCCCACCACCTCGCCGAACAGCGTCCTGCCCGCCTCGCTGTCCATATCCACCAGAATCTTATGGTGCTCGTCGAGGTACGCCAGCCGCCAGTTCGACGCCAGCTCCAACGCGAGCATGAACGGCTGACGCCAGAACTTCTCCGGCATCACCACGATCCAAACGTCGTACTTCTTCAACTCCTCCACCAGCCACGCCGACGCCTTCTCCAACCCCGCACGGCTGATCCGACGACCAGCCGCCGGCCCGCCCGCCATCATGTGCATGTACATGCTGTACGTCTCGATGTCGTACGCCGCCTGCGCCCGCCCGTCAATGAACAACTGCAGCGGCACCCGACCCGTCTCCGGGTCCGGTTCCTGCGCGAACGCCAGAAAACCCCCCTCGTTCCAGTAGTTAAACATCTTGCCGCGAAGCTCGTTGGCCCGAATAAACTCCCCCGCCGCGAACGGCATCGGGCCCGAACCGGTCATCCGCATAAAAACCGACGTCTGCACGTGGTCGAACGGCCACGCCGCCAGGTACACCCGGTAAAACTTCACCCCCAGCCAAACCCCCCAAATCAGCACGAACCCAGCCGCCACCGCCGTCAACGCATGCTGCTCAGCCAGCGGAAACGCCGGCAGCCCGACACCGCCCTCGCGACGCGAAACCACCCGCGCCGCCAACATCCGGATCGTCTGATCCACGAACAACGCAATCAACGGTGCCGCCACGAACGCCGCGATCGGAATGAACCGACGCGACTTGACCGCCATCGCCACCGTCATCACCACGATCACGATCGTTGCCGGGTCAATCTTCGGCCACTCCCAGACCCGACCCGACTCCGAACCCTGACGGCGCTTCCTCCCTTTGCCCTTCTCCGACGACGACGTCGGTCGAACCGCCACCCCCAGCAGCCACGCCCAACCCGTCGCGATCAGCATGATGAACATCACCAGAAACGGCACCGCCGTCCCCACCCGGTTGCTCCAGTCGAACGCCGGACGCCACTCATCCACCGTCCGCCACCGATCAGCGTTCTCACTCAGACTGATAACATACGTGTGCGTCAGGTTCGTGAGGTGATACGGGTTGAACACCACCATCGCCGCCAACGCGACCGCCGCCGCCCCGACCACGTGATAAACCCCGCGCCGCCCAATGGATACAAACGCCTTCCTCCAAAACGACGTCAGAAGGTGAATGACCACAAACGGAACCAGCGTCAGGAACACGTACAGGTACCCGCCGTGCAGATTCGACCAGACCACCACCAGCGGCACGATCAGCCAGATGTAAAGGTAATTGCGGTACGTGGTCAGCAGCAGAATCACAAAGAAAACCGCCACCAGCAGATTCGTAAACACCTGCGGACGGATGTCGATGAACGTCCGCGCGGTAAACAGGGCAAAACAGGCAAACACGGCGCTCAGCGCCCCGTTGGCCCCCAACAGCCGGCCCGAATAGTACACGCACAAAACCGTCAGAAAATTGACCGCGAACTTCCAGACCACCAGCGCGTTCTCGCCCAAACCCTGCTTGAGCAGATAGAAAACCACGTGGGTCAGCCAGTTCTGATTGACCCACCCCAGCGGATGCCACGAGCGGATAAACCCATGCGCCCATTGCGGATACTCCGCCAGTTGGGCCTCCGTCGGACCCGGCGCAAGCGAATTGGCGCTGAACGGATCGTCGTTGCTCACCCCGTGATGCGCCGAATACCGACCGCACGCGAACGCCACCCACGTGTCACCAGCCCCCACCCGGTGGGTCGAGGCGTGAAACGCGAACAAAACCATCCCCACCCACGCCACCGCCATCGGCCAGCCCGCGAACGCCGGACGCGAAACCGGCAACAAGGCCTCAGTCTGCGGTGCCGAAGCATTTTCCCCAAGTTGTATGGTTGTCATACAAATCCTGCCGACCTTCCCTTGCGTCGCCGTCCCACGGCCCCGCACCGACGGACGGTCACAACGCTTTGCCGGAAAAGCAATTATCTTCACCCCCCGCCATAATGTCCAGCCCGACCCACCAAAAATCGGCCACAAACCACTCGTGGACAAGACCTTGCGAGTCGGGGGTGGCAAAACGGTTTGCTTTCGGTTAGAATAACCCCGTTTATCGAAGTCGGCTGCGCTGGTCGGACGGTTGTTCGCGCCCAATCTGAGTTGTGTATGGACCTGTTCAAGGACATCATCGAGCGAGGCGAGTCTTATTACGCAGCGAACGGACGGCGCAAAAATGGGCCTGACGGCAAGTTCAGCGGCGCGATGATCTGGGACCATGCCCTGCGGGTCTGGAAACTGGCCCAGTGGATCGGGGGCGAATCCGGAATTTCTCTGACCAAGGCGGAACGGCCGTTGGCGGCGGCGGCGCTGTTTCATGACGCTGGGTGGATCGAACAGGTCAGCCGCGGGACGTGCGAACCGATCGAGGTTTTTTCGCGCCCAGCCGACGCGGAGCTGCGGCGGTTCAGCCAGCAGGCGGCGAGCGAGCAGTTGCGCGGCGTGCTGAGCGAAGGCGAATTGGGGCAGGCGTGCCGGTGGGTGGCTCAGCTTCCGCCTTCGCGCCCAGCGGACGATGCGGCGCGGATTCTGGCGGACGCCGACAACCT
The DNA window shown above is from Phycisphaerae bacterium and carries:
- the tcmP gene encoding three-Cys-motif partner protein TcmP, which translates into the protein MARDFHDEAFDRETELKLDIFRGYIREWLPVFLTGGGCRRVNILDFFAGPGRDTQGKKGSPLIIVEEVQRYLTDASRPKADGVAVHLYFNEFSGRKCDSLREEIARECGNSEFSVEVENRDFPAAFEGHLPALRASRAANLVILDQCGIKQVSPEVFRALVNCAKTDIIFFVSSSIVRRFRGEECVRRYFPGLSDEAIAVVDQASIHRCVCDYYRQLVPNTKSYFLAPFSIRKDANIYGLIFGTGNLLGLEKFLTVCWDKDRITGEANFNIDGDRFREEPSLFPEENVIRKQDRFREDLIRRIHLGEQTNNDLYRFTLECGFLPRHAREILGELQDRGLLTVAATDTSARRMRKGAFYLGWDSYKTGQPKAVFEARIDPCDKPRLSGQKQPGTL
- a CDS encoding phage Gp37/Gp68 family protein yields the protein MRQTKIEWTEATWNPVTGCSKISLGCQNCYAERMAKRLRAMGQPNYRHGFAVTCHSHMLEVPLHWRRPQMVFVNSMSDLFHADVPLDFVRRVFGTMLQTPHHRYQVLTKRSERLAELSDQLHWAQNIWVGVTVESSEYTFRIDHLRQVPANIRFLSIEPLLGDLGKLNLKGIHWVIVGGESGPGARPMDAAWVRSIRRQCGVQNVPFFFKQWGGPNKKKAGRILDGKTWDAMPSVCRCVSTSR
- the alr gene encoding alanine racemase; this translates as MNTDYLVAEIDLGALAHNCRVVRSLARPACRLCVPVKANAYGHGVEVVLPGLRAAKVDMLAVVSVREAAELRGLGWERPVLLMGTELGAYEGGGKGEIARWLVEHGISVTASSAGDLDALARAAERVGRPAAVHLMLDSGMSREGLHEPEVLELVALARGNEAIRIEGLYTHFATADDGDKSFANAQLQRFAAFVAALAERGIRVPIVHAANSPASIDLPESHFNMIRPGVSVYGCHSSPQMRCKPDLRQVLRLVSRLTLVKRIGEGCHVGYGCTFTAPRDMLIGLAPIGYADGYPRSLSNCGRMLVGDRPAPVIGRVSMDQTILDLSDLEREGVRPAVGQEVVIIDNRAGSPNTIEAICEQVGTIPQVVMTGLGRRVRRVRVNAEAVG
- a CDS encoding HD domain-containing protein — translated: MDLFKDIIERGESYYAANGRRKNGPDGKFSGAMIWDHALRVWKLAQWIGGESGISLTKAERPLAAAALFHDAGWIEQVSRGTCEPIEVFSRPADAELRRFSQQAASEQLRGVLSEGELGQACRWVAQLPPSRPADDAARILADADNLEEMGLVGLLRQVRCGLINGRCPDHLVEVWRRQQEYHYWEARIKTGFHLEASRRLALKRLERMGRFFDALDRELDGTDARELSGTPAALSSKPIGTGGV